A stretch of Palaemon carinicauda isolate YSFRI2023 chromosome 34, ASM3689809v2, whole genome shotgun sequence DNA encodes these proteins:
- the LOC137626717 gene encoding uncharacterized protein encodes MRDAVNDGRKALEILRDHYRSTRKPRIISLYTELTSLKMRGKECVTDYFLRAEAASTSLKPAGETISDSLLIAMVLKGLPEEFTPFNTVVMQKDSESTFPEFKSLLWSYEESLRSQEAHRPDVKSENVLKVNYKKNPDFQCGGSASGSSVRCYSCGKTGHKSFECKLKKDRDVCNVLVDCGAYVRAMLESAPIPNRVARY; translated from the exons ATGAGAGATGcagtcaacgatggaagaaaggcatTGGAGATTCTACGGGACCATTACCGAAGTACTAGGAAACCAAGAATCATCTCCCTCTACACGGAGCTGACATCACtgaaaatgagagggaaagaatGTGTAACGGATTATTTTCTTCGAGCAGAGGCAGCCTCTACTTCATTAAAGCCAGCTGGTGAGACGATCAGCGACAGCCTTCTTATTGCTATGGTGTTGAAGGGTCTTCCAGAGGAATTTACTCCATTTAATACTGTTGTTATGCAGAAGGATAGTGAGTCTACATTTCCGGAATTCAAGTCTCTGCTATGGAGTTATGAAGAAAGCCTGAGGAGTCAAGAGGCACACAGGCCTGATGTGAAGAGTGAGAACGTCCTTAAGGTGAATTATAAGAAGAATCCTGATTTTCAGTGTGGTGGATCTGCCAGTGGCTCATCAGTAAGATGTTATTCATGTGGTAAGACTGGACATAAGTCTTTCGAGTGtaagttgaagaaagacagag ATGTATGTAATGTTCTTGTTGATTGTGGTGCTTATGTtcgcgctatgttggaatctgcgccgattccgaatcgaGTTGCGCGAtattag